The genomic window ATGCTGATATATTGCCCTACTTCccgtattttttttttaatgaaaCGACTAAATTCTTCGTTTTAGTAGTGACAAAACTTGATGGAAAAAGCTTACAAGACAATATACTTTAATCGTAATCTAATGTAATCAAGTGAAGCATAAAACATCAATAAAGGTTTAAGGTTTCACAAAGTGATCCGCGATAGTTTAATGGTTAGAATTCGCGCTTGTCGCGTGCGAGATCGGGGTTCAATTCCCCGTCGCGGAGtctttttaatattttattatagagttcttttttttgaattttttgtGCTGAAAGAATAAAAACGACCTTTCgaatctaaaaaaaaacgaaaaaaatattctgaAGGCATACTACATTCGCTTTAATTAAGCCGTAAAAAAGTGATATAGTTCATTCAAACTTTAAATCTAATATTAAATGAAATAACacatacaaaaaaataaaaaacattAAATACCGTTGGAAGCACAATCAAATACGGATCCGTATGCACCggatttgaaattgttaaTAATACTTTGAATTGTAGCATATAGGCCCGGTCCTAATATGTAAATACCGATTACAATGagaaatattgaaatgaaataatgTATCTTTTCGCTTTTTGTCAACAAAGGATAAGGGAACTTTGTTTTGTACTTGTTTTGCTTGATTCTATAGTAGGCAACCCCCCAGAAcacaaaaccaaaccagCAATCAAATAATGAGGACATTAGTGATAGTAAATCggaaaaaaatggaattAGTTCGGCGATCAAAAACGCACCTACCCATGTCAATGATAGTAAACCTATCCACGTTAACCATCCAACCTTAGTATGGGAATATAAATGCGTGGAGTTTTCAAATatgttaaaaaaaacaaatctGGATGATACATTTGCATATAATGATCCCACAAAAATAATCGTCGGTACAGCAAAtgtgaaagaaataattttGAATGTCCTTTTCAAGGATCCATATGCTGGTGCTGTCATATATTCATTACCGACATAAACATATATTAACGCACCCGCTAAAGAGAATATGATAAGTTCACAAATTGTTACAATCCACAAAacttttttgaattcttttggCCGTTTCATTTCTGCAATGAACTGCGGATATGTTATCTGACCCACAAACGTGTACACTATGTTTAAGCATGCTCCCATTGCATCGACATATGTCGTCCCCTTTTGTGCGAAAAGGTGATATTTGACTGGTGTTCCATCATACTTCGCTGGGTGGTCTTGAATGCCAGCAAATACTATAGCCAATATGACCGAAATGAACATAGTTATTGCAGAGAAGTACCCCACCTTTGACAAAGAGGAGAATGTTCttggaattgaaaaaaCGAAAGAAATAACAGCGACAATTGCAGTGAAACCCACAGAGCAAATTGAATGGTTAGTAATTGTATTAAGATACTTCGCACCGACCAAAACATGTAAGCCCTGAATAAGAGTGTTATTTGCTATAAAGCAAACAGCGGTGGCATACCAAGCTACTTTACTTCCCCAAAATAGATGCTGCCCAATATCACaaacatttttcaaatgcGGAAACCTTTCACAATAATCCAAAATGATAATACCGGTGTATAAAACCGTACATGCAACAAAAACTGTCAAAATGAGACCTGGAATTAAGCCTAATACGGAGAAAGACCATGGAAAAGACATAATTGCCAAAACTATATACTCAGAAAGGAGGAGACCGGTAGTATGCTGCCAAGAGCATGTCCTATACTTAATTTGGTGCCCTTCTTCATCGGTATCTAAGTAATCACTTTCTCGACAAGTACCAGATTCTTCAACGTAGTGTACAACTTCAATGGCATCTTCAGAGACACGTTTTTTAGCGGAATGTGCCGGTAGCAGACTTTTATTAGGGTCAGATTTATCAGAAATTGAATTTGCCTCAGAGTTTTGCTCTGAAGCTTTAAAAGACAACATTCtgtatttttgttattCTTATGAACCAAATGTTGGTTATCAATAAATGATGGAGTCGATCAACCCCTACTTATAATAAATGC from Kluyveromyces marxianus DMKU3-1042 DNA, complete genome, chromosome 6 includes these protein-coding regions:
- the mtr gene encoding N-amino acid transport system protein, which gives rise to MLSFKASEQNSEANSISDKSDPNKSLLPAHSAKKRVSEDAIEVVHYVEESGTCRESDYLDTDEEGHQIKYRTCSWQHTTGLLLSEYIVLAIMSFPWSFSVLGLIPGLILTVFVACTVLYTGIIILDYCERFPHLKNVCDIGQHLFWGSKVAWYATAVCFIANNTLIQGLHVLVGAKYLNTITNHSICSVGFTAIVAVISFVFSIPRTFSSLSKVGYFSAITMFISVILAIVFAGIQDHPAKYDGTPVKYHLFAQKGTTYVDAMGACLNIVYTFVGQITYPQFIAEMKRPKEFKKVLWIVTICELIIFSLAGALIYVYVGNEYMTAPAYGSLKRTFKIISFTFAVPTIIFVGSLYANVSSRFVFFNIFENSTHLYSHTKVGWLTWIGLLSLTWVGAFLIAELIPFFSDLLSLMSSLFDCWFGFVFWGVAYYRIKQNKYKTKFPYPLLTKSEKIHYFISIFLIVIGIYILGPGLYATIQSIINNFKSGAYGSVFDCASNGI